The following DNA comes from Alienimonas californiensis.
CGTCGGGACGAGAGCGAACGAATCAGGCGGAGACCCGCGTGAACGGTTCGTCAAAGGTCTCGCGGGGCACGAAGGGGCTGATGCGGCGCGCCTTGGCGAAGATTTCGTCCTTCTCCTCCGCGCTGTTGGCGGCGACGTACTTCACGCGCAGCTTCTTCAGCTTGATCT
Coding sequences within:
- a CDS encoding DUF6800 family protein; this encodes MPKPERQKELARRRHRKIKLKKLRVKYVAANSAEEKDEIFAKARRISPFVPRETFDEPFTRVSA